The genomic segment GCTGTATCTTAAAAAATAGAAAAGCATTCATCTCTCAACATATAGGAGATGTTGAAACGATCGAGACTTTGAAGTTCTTAAGTGATGTTATTAAGCATTTAATTCGATTAACAAAAAGCGATCTTGAAATAATTGCTCATGATTTACATCCAAGATTCAATACAACCAAACTAGCAAGAGATCTTGCAGAGGAGCTGGGTTGCGAGCTTTTTCCTGTTCAACATCACTTTGCACATCTTGCAAAGATTATGGGGGAGCACAATCTTCAAGAAGCTATTGGTATAGTGTGTGATGGTTATGGCTATGGTCTTGATGGTAAAGCGTGGGGAGGAGAAATTCTCTTCTATTCAGACGGTGAATTCAAGCGGATAGGTCATCTTGAGGAGCAACCAATGATTGGGGGTGATTTAGCGACAAAATTTCCACTAAGGATGCTTGCTGGATTCTTCAAGGAGAACAAAAAGTTTGAGAAATGGTTGTTGAGTAAATCACGATTTCTACCTTATGGCGAAGAAGAAGTAAATCTAATTTTACAACAGAGCAGATTAAAAAATACAATGACTACAAGTTGTGGAAGGCTACTTGATGCTATATCAGCATTATTAGGAATATGCTATGAGAGAACCTATGAAGGTGAACCAGCTATGAAATTGGAATCTGTGGCTTTAAACGGGAAGAATGTTCTCAATTTAAAACCAGAAATCGAAAAAGATGTTATCAGAACGAATTATTTTGTTGAAGAAATATTTCATGACTTAAAGAAATATCCTATTCAGGATTTAGCATATTCAGCACAATCATACGTTGCAGATTCGTTAGCAGAGTTTGCTATTTTGGAGGCAGAGAGATTAGGAATAAGCAATATTTGTTTTACTGGAGGAGTTGCTTACAACGAGCATATTGCTTTGAGGATTAAAAAGATGGTAGAGAAAAATGGATTCAATTTCTTTCTACAAAATAAACTTCCTCCAGGTGATGGGGGTATTTCGTTTGGTCAGACAATATTTACTGATCTTATGAAAGAAAAATAACTAACCGATATGTGCACAATATTTAATACAGTATTTCTGCCAGTTTTAGTACCCTAAAGGTCAGTTCAAGATGTGTCTAGCAATTCCAGCAAAGTTGATCAAAAAAGAGAATGAAAAAGATGCCCTAGTCGACTTTGGAGATGGGACCATGAGGAAGGTTAATGTCTCCCTTGTCGAAGCGGAAGAAGGTCAATACCTATTGGTACATGCTGGATTTGCTATTGAAGTATTAGAGGAGAAAGATGCTAAAGAGACCCTCCGAATCTGGGATGAGATCTTGAACGAATAAGAATTGAGTGTCTCTAATTTAGTGATTTTTTAGAATTAATTTATTAAAAAATAATGAGTGCTCAAAATTGAAAGGGACTATAATAGAAGCGGATGAAGGCGAGGTATTCGATATCGAACTCGAGAAAGATCTGCTTCAAAAAAATGAGCAAATTGCGATTCAAAATAAAAAGATGCTTGACGAGAACAAAATCATTGCAATAGACATAATGGGTTCAATAGGATCAGGTAAAACCTCATTAATAGAGTGTCTTGCAGATAAGCTCAAGAACAAATATAAAATAGCTGTATTAAATGGAGACCTTACAACTACGATTGATGCTAATCGTATAGAGAAACATGGAGTCAATGTCATACAAATAAACACTGGAAAAGAATGTCATCTAGATGCTAATCTTGTGAAGAAAGCCATAGACCAATTGGAACTCTCAAATCTTGATTTAATCTTTATTGAAAATGTAGGGAACCTCATTTGCCCAGCAGAATTCCCATTGGGTTCAAGTAAGAGGTTGGTAGTAATCAGTGTAACAGAGGGGCCTTATATGGTAATCAAGCATCCATATATTTTCATAGAAGCAGATGTGGCTGTAATAAATAAGATCGATATGGCTGAAGCTATGCAAGTAAATGTTGAAGGTTTAATCAAAGACATCAATCAAATTAATCCAAAGACAAAAGTTGTGGCAATCAACTGCAGAAATAGAGAAGGAATTGATAAATTAGTAGAAGCTTTAGGTCTTTAATAGAAATCTGCTTTTTTTTTAAATTGTAGTGATAGTTTTTGCATGAACTTTCTATGGCTTCCCAAATAGTTGAGATCGTATCAAACGAGGCTAAAAAGAGAAATGCGAAGAAGATATTAGAAGTACATCTCATAATAGGTAAGTTAAATTTTATCGGTAAGGAGCAACTCAAGTTCTCATATAAGATTTTGACGGAAAAAACAATTCTGGAAAGTTCCAAGTTGTTAATTCATGAGGAGGAGGCCAATGTCAAATGCGATAGTTGCGGTTATGAAGGTCCACTAAATTTTGAAGATGACCAAACATTTCATTTGATGATCCCTACACTCATATGTCCTAAATGTGGGAAGATAGTTGAAATAGTCAAAGGTAAGGAATTTTTTATAAAAAGTGTTAAAATGGTATCTTGAGTTGAATTTTTAATGTTTGAATTTAGAGACCGGCAGTTGATGGAAAAAATACTTAGGAAATTAGAAGAGGTAAAGCTTGAACTTCGTTTTATGCATGTCTGTGGAACTCATCAAGATACTATCATAAAATATGGTTTAGACAATCTCCTCAAAGAGTGCGATATGGAAGTACGCCAAGGTCCGGGATGCCCTGTATGTGTAACATCTTCCTTAGAAATAGAAAAGGCGATATATTTAGCAAAAAATGAAATCACCATAACCTCATTTGGTGACATGATTCGAGTCCCTACCTCCACAGGTTCATTAATGGATGCTAGAGGTGAAGGATGCGATGTAAGGATAGTCTACAGTATTGAAGATGCCATAGAGTTTGCTAAGAAAAGCTCAAATAAGAAAGTAGTTTTTGTTGCAATAGGATTTGAAACAACTGCCCCCAGTACTGCATCTATTATTAAAGAAGAAAATATGCCAGAGAATTTTTCGATATTAAGCTTCCATAGATATCTGCCTCCTGCTCTAAGAGCCTTGCTCAATATGGGAGAATTGAGAATTGATGGAATAATAGAACCAGGACATGTGAGCACCATAATTGGATTGAAACCCTATGAAGAGATATCCAAAGAATATAATCTCCCTCAAGTTGTGGTTGGCTTTGAGCCCCTAGATGTTATGATGGGGGTTTACATGCTCGCTAAACAAAAATTGAATAAACAAGCAAAGGTAGAAAATGAGTATTCTCGTACGGTTAAACAAGATGGAAACAAAAAAGCTCTCAAACTTATGAGTGAGGTATTTGAGCCCTCTGATGTTAATTGGCGAGGATTTCAATTGATCCCAAAATCAAAAATGAAATTGAAGAAAGAGTACGAAAAATATGATGCTGAAGTTATTTATGGCGATCTTTTTGGAAAAATATCTGAAAAAGAAGAGTATGAACCAGAAGGGTGCAAATGTAGTGAAGTCATAAGAGGGCTTATTGAACCTAATGATTGCCCCTTAATTGGCACAAAATGTACGCCGCAAAATCCAGTAGGGCCATGTATGGTTTCTTTTGAGGGTGCATGTAATATCGAGTACAAATATCGTAAGGCTTCACATCTCAAAAAATAAAAACTTTATTCATTTTATTTATCTAGCTTATTCTCTAACTCCATAATCTTGTGATGAAATTGTTTCAAATCATGTACAATATTCTCGCCTTGATTCTCTTTTGTTCTATCAAGTAAAAAAGAAACAATTCCGATCTTTCTTGGAGCGATGAAATCATGAGCCCAATTGTCCCCAATATGCACCATTTCTTTTGGCTTGACTTTTAGAAATTTGCAGATTTCAGAGTAAACTAACGTTGATTTCTTAGTTTGTTTAAAATCAGATGGTGCGGAAAAAATATGAGAGAAGTTTGATTTAATCTCGCTTATTTCTAACTCCAAAAATTCTCTAGCAGAGTTTGAGTTAATTATTAGCATATAGTATTTGCCTAATTCATCCAATACCTGTTGGACTTCTGGATAGATGAATATCTCGTGTGCATGTTGTTTAAGCAGATTCTTATAATTAGTTAAACCAAATCTATTGAACCAGTAATTGATATCATACCACTCTATTCTATCTTCTCCGATCTTTTTATATTCGTTAAATACGAAAGATTTTGCAGAATCAAAATCAATCCCCTTCTTCTCAGAATATAGGTGTGGAATCGCTTTCTCCCATACAATCTCACTGAATCGATGAGAAATTAATGTGCCCTCAACATCAAAAGATATTATCTTTGTTTTCATTTTGAAAAAATCAATACCTAGCTACTAAACTTCACATTTACTAAAGGCGATAGCTCCAATCAGAAGAAGAGATAAGCTTAGAAATATGGCCACTATGAAGTCTATGTATACTGGAATGGCAAAAATTCCGATCAAAAAACCCCTCAAGCCATCAACAGCGTACGTTAATGGATTTAAAAGCATGATAGTTTTCATCCAATCAGGAACGTTCTGTATAGGAAAGAACGCTCCAGAAAGAAAAATTAACGGCATTATCAACAAATTCATTATCAATTGAAAAGCATGAAAATCCTCAAGCCTTGATGCTATAACAAGCCCAAGACTGACCGCAAAGAAAGAGATTAAAATCATAAAAATCAAAGCCGGTAATATTCCAGCCAGATTTATATCGACACCCAAGAACATTGCGATAATTAAAACTATGAATCCCTGAATTATTGCAAGTGTAGAACCGCCTAAAGTCTGTCCTATTACGATCGCAAGTCTACTTATCGGTGCAACTAAAACTTCTTTTAGAAACCCAAATTGTCGGTCCCAAATTACTGATACGCCGGCAAAAATTGAAGAAAAAACTACCGACATCGTTATCATGCCAGGAGCTAAGAAATCAATATATTCTAAATCACCCATGAATCTGAAGGAGCTGAAACCAAAACCAAATATTGCTAGGAAAAATAACGGTTGCACAATATTGGCAATCAATCTACTTTTGGATCTTAGGAACCTCTTCATCTGTCTAAGCCATAGAACGTATATTGCCTGTAAATTTGCAGAACTCATCTCTTTCGCCTTCCACCCATCATGATTTTCATTCTCTCGCTTGTGTCAGCCGATTCCTCCCTTATTGTCTTCCCTGTAAAGTGTAGATAAATATCTTCAAGGCTTGGTTTTCTCAAATTGATAAAACCGATATCTTCGTTTATTTTTTCAGCGACTTTAAACAAAGCCGGTATTCTGCCTTCACCTCGCTTCACATAAACTTCTAAAAGATTATCGTGATGGATGATTTTTTCAACCCAATCTTCCTTTTTGAGCTCACTTTCCAGCTTTGCACAATTTCCACAACCGACTGTTAATACATCACTGCCTACTAAGCTTCTTAGATTTGAGGGTTTATCAAGCGCCATAATTTTACCATTGTCTATTATCGCAACACGATCTGACAACTTTTCTGCTTCTTCCATAT from the Candidatus Bathyarchaeota archaeon genome contains:
- a CDS encoding HypC/HybG/HupF family hydrogenase formation chaperone, with the protein product MCLAIPAKLIKKENEKDALVDFGDGTMRKVNVSLVEAEEGQYLLVHAGFAIEVLEEKDAKETLRIWDEILNE
- the hypB gene encoding hydrogenase nickel incorporation protein HypB — encoded protein: MKGTIIEADEGEVFDIELEKDLLQKNEQIAIQNKKMLDENKIIAIDIMGSIGSGKTSLIECLADKLKNKYKIAVLNGDLTTTIDANRIEKHGVNVIQINTGKECHLDANLVKKAIDQLELSNLDLIFIENVGNLICPAEFPLGSSKRLVVISVTEGPYMVIKHPYIFIEADVAVINKIDMAEAMQVNVEGLIKDINQINPKTKVVAINCRNREGIDKLVEALGL
- the hypA gene encoding hydrogenase maturation nickel metallochaperone HypA; this translates as MHELSMASQIVEIVSNEAKKRNAKKILEVHLIIGKLNFIGKEQLKFSYKILTEKTILESSKLLIHEEEANVKCDSCGYEGPLNFEDDQTFHLMIPTLICPKCGKIVEIVKGKEFFIKSVKMVS
- the hypD gene encoding hydrogenase formation protein HypD is translated as MFEFRDRQLMEKILRKLEEVKLELRFMHVCGTHQDTIIKYGLDNLLKECDMEVRQGPGCPVCVTSSLEIEKAIYLAKNEITITSFGDMIRVPTSTGSLMDARGEGCDVRIVYSIEDAIEFAKKSSNKKVVFVAIGFETTAPSTASIIKEENMPENFSILSFHRYLPPALRALLNMGELRIDGIIEPGHVSTIIGLKPYEEISKEYNLPQVVVGFEPLDVMMGVYMLAKQKLNKQAKVENEYSRTVKQDGNKKALKLMSEVFEPSDVNWRGFQLIPKSKMKLKKEYEKYDAEVIYGDLFGKISEKEEYEPEGCKCSEVIRGLIEPNDCPLIGTKCTPQNPVGPCMVSFEGACNIEYKYRKASHLKK
- a CDS encoding HAD family hydrolase, translated to MKTKIISFDVEGTLISHRFSEIVWEKAIPHLYSEKKGIDFDSAKSFVFNEYKKIGEDRIEWYDINYWFNRFGLTNYKNLLKQHAHEIFIYPEVQQVLDELGKYYMLIINSNSAREFLELEISEIKSNFSHIFSAPSDFKQTKKSTLVYSEICKFLKVKPKEMVHIGDNWAHDFIAPRKIGIVSFLLDRTKENQGENIVHDLKQFHHKIMELENKLDK
- a CDS encoding ABC transporter permease, yielding MSSANLQAIYVLWLRQMKRFLRSKSRLIANIVQPLFFLAIFGFGFSSFRFMGDLEYIDFLAPGMITMSVVFSSIFAGVSVIWDRQFGFLKEVLVAPISRLAIVIGQTLGGSTLAIIQGFIVLIIAMFLGVDINLAGILPALIFMILISFFAVSLGLVIASRLEDFHAFQLIMNLLIMPLIFLSGAFFPIQNVPDWMKTIMLLNPLTYAVDGLRGFLIGIFAIPVYIDFIVAIFLSLSLLLIGAIAFSKCEV